In Actinomyces marmotae, the DNA window TCCTGCGCTCCAAGCGGACCGCGGGGATGCTCGGGGAGCGCCTGGGGGACGCCGACGTCGTCGTCCATCCCTCTGAGCGGGGCCGCCTCAAGCAGGCCCTCATCAAACTGGGCTGGCCCGCGGAGGACCTCGCGGGCTACGTCGACGGCGAGGCCCACCCGATCACGCTGGTCGAGGACCCGGCCGGCGCGGCCGCAGGCTCCCCGGAGGCCTTCGCGCTGCGCCCCTACCAGCGCCAGGCGGTGGACGCCTTCTGGTCGGGGGGCTCCGGCGTCGTCGTCCTTCCCTGCGGGGCGGGCAAGACGCTCGTGGGCGCGGCGTCGATGGCGCGCTCATCCACCACCACTCTCATCCTGGTGACCAACGCGGTCTCGGCGCGCCAGTGGAAGGAGGAGCTCATCCGCTTCACCACCCTCACCGCCGACGAGATCGGGGAGTACTCGGGGGCACGCAAGGAGGTCCGGCCCGTCACCATCGCCACCTACCAGGTGCTCACCATGAGGCGGAAGGGCACCTACCCGCACCTGGACCTGCTCGACGCGCGCGACTGGGGACTCATCGTCTACGACGAGGTCCACCTCCTGCCCGCTCCCGTCTTCCGCATGACGGCGGACCTCCAGGCGCGCCGCCGCCTGGGGCTGACAGCCACGCTCGTGCGCGAGGACGGGCGCGAGGATGAGGTCTTCAGCCTCATCGGGCCCAAGCGCTACGACACTCCCTGGAAGGACCTGGAGAACCAGGGGTGGATCGCGCCGGCAGTGTGCACGGAGGTCCGCCTCACCCTCGACGCCGGGGAGCGGATGTCCTACGCCACTTCGGAGTCGGAGGACCGCTACCGGCTGGCCGCCACCAGCCCGCGCAAGCGGGATGTGGTCGAGCGGATCCTGGCGCGCCATCGGGGCGAGGAGGCGCTCGTCATCGGCTCTTACGTCGACCAACTCGAGGATCTGGCCGAGCACCTGGGCGCGCCGATCATCACCGGGGCGACGACGGTTCGCCAGCGCCAGCGCCTCTACGACGACTTCCGGGCGGGCAAGGTCCCCGTGCTCGTGGTCTCCAAGGTCGCCAACTTCTCCATCGACCTGCCCGGCGCCTCCGTGGCGGTACAGGTCAGCGGCTCCTTCGGGTCGCGCCAAGAGGAGGCGCAGCGCCTGGGGCGGATCATGCGCCCCAAGTCCGACGGCCGCCAGGCGCACTTCTACACCGTCGTCGCGCGCGACACCAAGGACCAGGAGTTCGCCGCCCACCGCCAACGCTTCTTAGCCGAGCAGGGATACGCCTACGAGATCGTCGAGGCCGACGACCTGTGACAGGAGGGCGGGTCGGGGCGCTC includes these proteins:
- a CDS encoding DNA repair helicase XPB, whose protein sequence is MPTTPNPSAPPAPDGPLIVQSDRTVLLEAAHPAADDARRAIAPFAELERAPEHIHTYRITPLALWNARAAGLDAETVVHVLVTYSRFPVPHALLTEIAETMGRYGRLQLVADPAHGLVLRATDSPVLEEVLRSKRTAGMLGERLGDADVVVHPSERGRLKQALIKLGWPAEDLAGYVDGEAHPITLVEDPAGAAAGSPEAFALRPYQRQAVDAFWSGGSGVVVLPCGAGKTLVGAASMARSSTTTLILVTNAVSARQWKEELIRFTTLTADEIGEYSGARKEVRPVTIATYQVLTMRRKGTYPHLDLLDARDWGLIVYDEVHLLPAPVFRMTADLQARRRLGLTATLVREDGREDEVFSLIGPKRYDTPWKDLENQGWIAPAVCTEVRLTLDAGERMSYATSESEDRYRLAATSPRKRDVVERILARHRGEEALVIGSYVDQLEDLAEHLGAPIITGATTVRQRQRLYDDFRAGKVPVLVVSKVANFSIDLPGASVAVQVSGSFGSRQEEAQRLGRIMRPKSDGRQAHFYTVVARDTKDQEFAAHRQRFLAEQGYAYEIVEADDL